A region of the Chroicocephalus ridibundus chromosome 1, bChrRid1.1, whole genome shotgun sequence genome:
TGATATCCTTTTTCTGGTATCAGTTAATGATCATAAATATGTTCTTCAAAGGATAAACGAAACTTTCTGCGGGATCCTCCAGCAGGTGTGCAGTTTAATTTTGACTTTGATCAAATGTACCCTGTTGCAATGGTGATGTTACAAGAAGATGAACTTCTCAATAGGATGAGATTTGATCTCGTTCCCAAACAGTAAGTAATTTCTGCGGGTAACTATGTATGGTTGTACTATTTAATGTGTCtgtaaatattcataaattactcctttttcttttcatttccttaaattctttctttatatactttctccatatatattttatatctgcTAATTTCAAATGCATGGAATATTGCAGTACATTGCAGTTTagcaattaaagaaaagaacagaagtaGATCTGTTAGAAATTCAGAACTAATAAGGACCTGTTGACTTAAGTATGGGAGAGGCCTTAAATTTTTCCATGTCCACTGTgttaaattaattgaaaatatttttcccaaacaAAGGTACATGCAGCAACAAAAATGTTCAGATCTACTGGCATTACTGACACCCCAAAAAGGTTATTGGAGGTAGTCAGAGTCCCCCCGGAGAAATGGTAAAAGAAGACAtcacaaaacagcagcagtgcaagcaagaaaaactggttttgaatAGGCAGTGGGAAAAGCTCTGTGTTGTGACTGCCTTCCTTCTAATAGACCTAACTAAAAGATCTGTAAGGTCTTTGTCCCAGCCATTATGGCCTGTTCCAGTATGGCTTCTTGATCCCAGCTCTATTCTAGTGGTGttctccttccttgcccagcCCCAGACTCTGCTCCTTAAGCTTGTTTCACAGGTCAACATTCTTGTTAAGCAGGAGTTCCAAACATTAGTCTCTTGTCTGAGggtgcaaacaggaaaaaaaattaaaacctttcttTGTGCACTTTGCTATCTTAAATCTCCTCCATTTATAAACCTTCCCAGCTCCTTACGTTATTTACCCCATTCCCTGCTGTTCTTTGCTGCTGTCAGTCCTAAAGCTCTGCCCATATTCTAGGTCTTCATCAGATCTCTCTCTGATGCTCTGTCTTCAGCCTCTAGTCATGCTATCCTTGCCTATCCCGCCCCATTgcttaatagtttttttttttcctgttcttagtCTCAGTAGTCACCGTTTGCCTGAATGCAGGGAAGGTAACTTcactctcttctttctttcttgaccTACGCACCTTCCTCCTCGTAGGCCTTGCTATTTCTGGCTTCTGTTTCCTCTGGgttaaagttgggtttttttcttgcttgctggAGGATTATCAGAGGGAAACATTACCTTAAAACATGTGATACTTTCCCACTTATCAGAGCTGGTCATTTGCAAGATGGCAGTTTCTAGTTACAGAAGGTCCTGCAGACGTGCTGACAGATGTGAAGATAGTGAAATAGTTCTGCTGCAATCTAGGAATGGCTGCTGCCTATAGATCAAAGATCTTCCCTAGACCTCAGGTGGAACTGGAACATGTAGATGAGTATAGTTTGACAGTGATAAAATGTTGGTTTTGGAGAGTAAGTGAACAGAACAGGGTTATTTGGCTTGTTATCTAAAAAAATAacgttgttgttgttattgttattattattatattatatgtCCAAGTCCATTGTAACTGTCATGTAAGAGATCCAGAACTTCTACAATGatggattttttaaaactttgttaaTATCAGAAATTTCTTAAGTTTTTACTTAAAAGTTAGCTTattcctgctccttccctctgagtatttaattttatttcattgctagATAGTAAAAGGAACCATATTTCCAAATGCAGTAATCAAAACCTGTTTGTTCTCTCTAGCGTAAAGGAGGAGGTGTTCTGGAGAAATTATTTCTACAGGGTGTCCCTAATTAAACAGTCTGCCCAACTCACCGCACTTGCAGCTCAAcagcaagcagcaggaaaagaagagaacaaaGGCAGCGAAGAGGACAGTCAATTGAAAGGTATGGGAAGGATTTGTTTTAGCACAGCTCATTAAGTTAGTGTCATACATATTGACTGTGTACATCAAGTGACATTGAATTTTTATCCTGGATTTCCTATGAAATCAGAGCTTTTCTCATCATACTTGGTCTGTTTGCCCAGATGGGAAAGAGGGGGCTCCTAGTGCTTTTAAGTAATTTTCCAGTTTCAGACAGCTTTGTCAGAAGAGCGGATGTCTCCAGAGGTGAAATTTTGTACTTGGCTTACAACAGCTCAAGACCACTAGTGGTCTTTGGTGTGCTTTTTTGACTTCTCAGAAGGAAGTAGGAGGTAACTTTGGTTCACTTGATAAGGCAAGAGGTACTAGCCAATCCAGCTAGCTGGCATACGCTTTGCTCTTGGCTTTTGCTTAGGCCTCAGGCTAAACAAAGTTAGTGATATGGGGATAAAATTACTGTGGTGGTGGAGGCAGAGACGCATGCAGGACATGGAAAAGCACACTGTGTATTATAGAAGTAGAGGAAGATGAGGACGAAGAGTCTACCTGGGATTCAACCGTGAGATGAAAAAGCTGCTTCAATGTAGGTATCTTCAGTTACATTGATCAGTTTATACAGATTATTCTTATTTACTGAACCACTGGGCATCTTTTATCTGCATGCAAACAAATTCTGCAGGCAGGAATATGTGCAGCTTAAAGAGTGTAAAGCAGTTACTGGCTAAGACAAAAGATAACTAGTAGCTTATTAAATTTTAGCTTAAGCTAGGTATGCTCAGCACCCCTGATAAGACACCTGAAGAATCTTGGTAGGCTGGGTAGACATTAGGCAAAAGGAGAAAGCCTTCACTGCACCTTGGAACAGATTCTCATATCCCCAAAATCAATAAATTGTCATAATCCATGAAATTCATTAACGCTGAGGTCCTGTTGACACTGCTGGCCTGACTGACAACCAACTGATCACTGCAAAGTTgacatctttttccttcctttcaaataTAATATATTTTCGTATTGGTATTTTTCCTCTTGACTGCTTGTACTGCTAATGATCCCAtctttctcattctctctcaGTTTCtaatttcacctttctttttacAGTCTTAGTGATTTTCTGCACAGACTGAGCTAAGGTTACTCAGCTGGGTCTTGGCTCCTTGGACACAGGCAGCTGAACCTTGGGATGAAGGGGACATTACAAAGGGAATTACAGAGCCAGGCTTGCATGTTGCATAAAAGATATCTTTTCAAAAAGGACTGCAGTAGTTTCCTCAagcttgtgtgtgtgcgtgccttTGCTGTCAGTTTGTCTCATTCTGTTTCTCACAGGTTCTGTTCTGAGTGCCTGTGTGTTAGCATAGGCAAGGTCCACATCTAGAATGAAAAAACTAGTTTTTTCTGAGTTAAAATCCAAGCAATGCTGACAGGACAGGTCACTCCAGAACCTACTGCAGACCAAGAGGCACCAATTGTGACTTCTTTTATCCAGGACAGTTGTCTGCTGTCCCAGTGGACTACGTAAAATCAAACATTGGAGCACGTCCTCATGTAGAAACAGCATGCTGTTAATCATAGAAACACTGTTCATGCTGTTTCAGgctttttaagcttaaaaaaaaaatcatggcctCACTTGAGTGTATTACACGGAGCACAGAGGAGATCTAGGCCAGATCTGTGCAAAGCGACcgcttgtgactggccaccaacaggatttaactccattcaccacaactctctaggcctggccatccagacagttttttaccctgtccaggaaaatgctgtgggaaactatgtcaaaggctttactaaagtccaggtaaacaacatccacagcccttccctcatccactaagcaggtcaccttatcatagaaggagatcaggttagtcaagcaggacctgcctttcataaacccatacCGACTGGGCCTGATGACCTGgttctcctgcatgtgctgcatgatggcactcaagatgatctgctccataaccttccccagtaccaaggtcagactgacaggcctgtagttccctgggtcctccttccagcccttcgtGTGggtgggtgtcacatttgctatcTTCTAGTCAACTGGGGCCTCCCCAGTTAGCCaagactgctgataaatgatggaaagtgacTTGGTGAGCTCTTCTGCCAattccctcagtacccttgggtagatcccatccagccccatagacttctgtgtgtcgtaagtgctgtagcaggtcattcatcatttcctcttggattatgTTAGGTTCATTCTGTTCCTCATCCCTGTcatccagctcagggggctgggtaccccgAGAACAACTAGTCTTACTGtaaaagactgaggcaaagaaggcattaaatacttcagccttttccacaTATTTTGTCACTGTATTTCTCCCTGCATCCAATAAAGAATGGGGATTCTCCTTAGTCCTTCTTTTGTTGccaatgtatttatagaaacatttttttattgtcttttacagcagtagacAGATTTTCTCCCTGCCTAGCCTGATGCAATCTTTGTagtcttcctgagtggcctgccccttttTCCATAggtcataaactttctttttcttcctgagttccagccagAGCTCTAGGTTTAGCTAGGCCGGTCTTCTTCCCCGCCGGCTCGTCTTACAGCACATGGGGACGGCCAGTTCCTGCACcttaaagatttccttcttgaagaatcctttgcccttcaggactgcctcccaagggactccgTCAACCAGTTTCCTAAACAGGTCAAAAGTGCGGACTTAGATTCTTTCATTTGCTACTGCATTTAGTTCTTTGTATAGAGGAAAAGGCTGTGTTTGGAAAGATTAGAAACATAAATTCTGCCAAGAGATATTTTCTTCCCTGTTGTTTATAAGCATATTCTCTGTGAAGCTTGTTTACTATCAGTATGCTTCCCTTTTCCACTGAGCTTTTTATTTGCTATTCCTGTTTCTGCATATCATTGCTTCACTAAaccaatttcagaaaaaaagaaagctgctgctgttgtggctgACAAATAGAAGTTACTCTATTGTTAATTACAGTGCTGGAGCTTTTGTTTATGCAAGCTAAATATGTAGTTAAATGGACAGTCTTAAACTGTAAGTTTCTAGGGCAGcataacctccttttttttttttttttttttaacactactCACATTTGCCAAACTATAGCCATTTTAATTGAAGTATCTCAGCTCTACAGGAGGGATAGCAACCGACCCTATTGAACAAAAAACCCTGTTATCTTTGAGTCATCCAAACCCTTGGAAATTCCCAGTCAAAGAGAAAAGTTGCTGGCTAATAGCCAAAGAGTTCTAGTTATTCTAGTAAAATCTAGAGTGAAGTAAAATTCTAGAATTCTAGTAAAATTGCCGTtgtgactgaaaacaaaacatattgtcatctagaaaaaaaattggaggggaaaaaaaaaaaagggcactgtCTTTTCACCTGTTATGTATTTCTCACAATTCATGAGACCAGTATAGGATATGCAGATAGATCCTAATAACTGTatattctgtaataaaaagatacatttaCCAGACTGTAGTAAATACATGTTTTGTTAGATTCAAAAATTGCATACATTTGGGAAGCTCTGAAGCATCTGTGTTATTTTTGATTTAAATAACCTTTTTGAAGGTTGGATTCCCTGGTTGGAGGCTAAAACTGGAAGTAATTACCCCTTGGTAACTCTTCATGATGTTCAGGGTTTCTTCTTAAAGCTGACTGATGTCTATAAAATAGAATTAATTGCCTTCCCTTTTTATCCTTGTCTGTCTTCTCCTTACCTGCTGTTTTCACAAAGTTAAATTATCATGGttgatgtgaaataaaaaaaagaagggacaAGTGGAAGATATTCCATGTTCCAGTGCAGACACTATATGAGATCTGTAAGAAAATGCCAAGTTCTGGTTCTTCTCCAGGTATTAGTAACTATTTACTTGGGAATTGTGCAGATTGCACATCAGCAGTGGAGGAGCTGACGCTAGGCCAGTAGATCCAGAAGAGTGCTCATGGTACATCAGTCACATCAGACTGGTGCGTGGCCcagtgcagagctgctgtgctgcttctgcatgAGAGCAGCAGATGGAGCTTGAGGCACTTCACTTTCCACAGTGCTTTGGGCACTCCATGCTAAACAGCAAAGCTAGTGCCATGTTCTACAGCCTTCCTAAGCAGGGAGTGCTGGATCCTCCTTAGCTGCGGTGTTGCGTGCAGTAACTGATCTTCTCAAGactgggaagggggaggaagggacagagCAGCAGACATTGAGTAGATGAGCTGTATAAGCAGTGACAGCTACCAGTTAAGGAATTACTTCAGCATCTAGGGTTTATCTTTTTCAGTGACTTCCTCTGCCTGTGTGAAAGAAGGCAAGGCTGCGGAGCGCTCCTCTCATGTGCATTTAGGGGTGTGGGTGCAGATGTAGCCTGGTATACCTAAGAGCTAACTAGTGCCCATGTTAGTAGCAGTACCATCCGACCAGGGGAGTTTGGGAACTTCTGTGATAGGTGGTAACTGGATTTCATGACGTACTCTACACCTTTGTAACTTTAAAGATCTTGTGACATGCAGTGCAATCTGGAAGTGTTTTATAGAAGACATTCTTTCAGATTCCCAGCTGTTCCTGTATACAATCTTTGGATTGTTTTGAGGGCCAGAGGTGTTCCTGTGATTTAACTTTGGAGTCATAATGAGGAATGGTTTGCTAAATTTGCCTTAATTAAGAATAGAaaattgcttctcttccttgttgTTGTTGCAAATGCTTTACGTATGGCTGAATTCAGCCTTTGAACACCAGGATTCCgtaaaacacaaaatacaataaTTTCTTGTACATTTAATAGCTATGCAGATTAAAGCAGatctttatatatttaaatgtaatctaccttttttttttgcccccctcttGATAGAAACAGTACGGCCAAAAACACCGCCTGTTGCAATAAAGCCTCAAATAAAATCTCAAGAGGTAAAAATGCTGTTCTATTTTTATCTGGTATTTAGTATGTGAAACTGTTACTTAATAGGTAATTACGCATCCTTTTGAGTAAGTTGTGCTATGAAACCATAATAATATAATATCTGACAGTCCTAacctgctgctgttgtgctgtgaTATTAATTTTTGGTGCATACACTTTAAACTCATTTCCAGTAGAAGAAAACAGTAGTTTATCTGAAGAATACTTTCATTAGTATCCTGCACGCTataataaaacatgttttgaCTCTGAAGAGTGACATTTCCAAAGTGTTTGGAATAGAAGGCTTGCATTGTGTTTAGACATGAGGAGTaccttcataaaaatatattcatgtaCCATGTTCTGTCCAACTCTTCAGTAGTTTTCAGGCTTAAGTGTAGGAAATCTAAATGATGCATTGTAATAGCAACATCATTTTATTGCAGTGGCAAGGAAAGTTTTGCTTGATACTGCTGAAACCTTTAACTTAGACACGTAATGACCCTTGTTCATTTCTGGATTGTAAAATCAGTGCCAGAGAACACTCTTGGCAGAAGACGAGCTGTGCATTCACTTGCCAATAATAAGCGGTGGACTAAATTAAGCTAGAAAGATTTCCAAAGAACAGTGCTCTCAATCTTATTTGTGTGTAGAAAACTGTTACTGAATTGTGGTCAGAATTTAATATTAGTCTTAGGTACTGTTCTAAACTACTTACgagtttattattatttctgtaagaTTACAAAATCAATTAAAGTTGTTAAGAGAACACAGAAAGGAGCCTAGAATGAAAAGCATATCACTTTCAGTACAGCAATCTAACATTTTTGTGTGTACAAAGATACTCTTCAAAAGGTAGTCAGTCACATGAGTGGAAGTATGTATcagtgacctttttttcccctttttcaataAGCTTACACAAAACTGTCTTACTGCAGGATGAGGAAGAGATTTCCACAAGTCCAGGTGTATCAGAATTTGTGAGTGATGCTTTTGATGCCTGTAATCTGAATCAGGAAGAcctaagaaaagaaatggaacaaCTGGTGctagacaaaaagaaagaagaaacttcaGTAGTAGAAGGTAAAGCTATTATTACCTTCTGTGTCTTAAATACAGCAATTCTAAGatagaatgatttaaaaaaaaaaaaaagttatttgattTAAGAAAGTAGATTTGTGACTGTTTTTCAAAGTCTATGAAACGACCTGCAATGAAATATTGCAGAAATCAATGGTAGTTCTCACCACATTCAAACCACGTCCTATACAGAACATTAGCTGTGAGGAGTTTAAATCCAAAGAACCTAACAATTTTTAGGTGGTTCTTTTATGAAAGTGGCAGTAGAGTctatgaatttttctttctttgacatCCTTGTAGGTAAAGTACAGTATTTGGAAATCAGACTGTTTTCTTCTTGTGATACCAGCTAAAAAGGCAGCATTTGCACCAGAGTGTGAGCTTCCAGATGCCTCTGTAAAAGGTTTACATGCATTTGGAACAGTTAGAATTTAACAAAGAGCTTCAAGAAGGATGAGAAGAAATAAAGTGGGGCTTAtacttaaaaaaattcagaataataCCGGtgtaaaatgcataaaaacaATCTGTGATGATGTGATTCTGGTCATACACAATGAACAATTTACTATGAAGACACTTGTATATGTAGATGCTTGCTATACAGTTTTCAGAATTCATCTTACAATGTGTTTTAGATGTTGCtgaatcctttttttctgaaattgttatttttttccagtacatAGGCAAGCTTGAGGAATTCTAATAAGTATGGATGGAAGTGTTTCAATAAGTCATGTAATCTGTTCAGAGAAATCTCAGCTGGCCTTGGTGACTTGGACTATGGAATTACGTACCTTCATATCTAGGCTGAAGTACTAACCAGCATGTAATGCCTCAAACACCCATCTCCTCCCCTATAATCTTGCATATGATAGGTAGAGCTAATTAAAACAGAGATTAACAACACAGGAATGCCTTCTGACTCATTTTTTGCCCTGAAGTATGAAATATAACCTGTAACCCTGATTAAATGAGCTTGCCTAGCTACAAACGTCAGTGAGGAGAATgcctacctcttttttttttttttttttttaaattatccacAGTATTtgagtgtgatttatttttttcttttcataacagGATATCCAACAAACTTATGaacttcattcattttttttccagagatttaAAAGTACAAAGGGAGATTCAGTTAATAGTAGACTCAGAGACTGTAGGAAATGAACTTACAAAGGGACGCTTGTTACAACTAAACCCCATATTTgctttttatatctttattatAGTATGCACATAGGAGTATAGACTTGTATATTAATTAACTCCTATCTGTAGTCAATAAGAAGATGAAATTTCTAATGTTCaagtttctttgatttttaaggAGAATTGTCCATAAAAATTATGGGATATGAAATATGCAGTGCAAATACGCCTAGTTTTATATAAATAAGCAACATTGTATATTATCAAGTTAATTCTTACACATTATTTCTCTCTTGTAGAAGAAACTGCTGATTGGGAAAAGGAATTACAACAAGAGCTTCAAGAGTATGAGGTGGTGACAGAATCAGAAAAGCGTGATGAAAACTGGGataaagaaatagaagaaatgtTGCAAGAAGAAAACTAAGCATTTTCAGAAAATCACTATAACCCTAAGCTTTTTCTGAGAACTGACATGGATTTCTGCTTTCATATTTTGCTTACGAAAGATCTTCAAAAGACATAAAAGAATCTAAAATCATTATAATTCCATATGGGAATACAACcagtatttctgttctttatatGAGCAGTTTCTGAACTTCTACAGTCttcaaaaggaggaagaaaaaaaaaaagacagacactgcCGGTTACATGTCATAATTAAAAGCGATAACATTATTACATGAAGCAACAGTTTAGTTTGAGGCATTTTTAGGTGTCCAAGAAGCTCTGCAAAGAGATTTCTAAATCTaagaatctcattttttttttttgtctacagcCTTCTGTTTGGGATGTAAAAATGGATGTTGTAAGTAACTTAATCCTTGAAAATAACTTTCTCGTCACATTTGCACTCTGATCCCTGTATAATCTGTAAATGTGTACTATTTTAAAGTACTTGTAGCTAGTAGCTTTCACGTGAATTTAACTTCCTTAATGTATGTAGCCAAAGAATTTATAGAAAACCCTATCGAATAACTTCCCatagtttgttaaaaaaatactaattcgGACTCCAAAAGACATACTGATTAATTATTCATTGGGTATGATTAACTGGCAaacatttaagcatttaaataagAACAGAGTTATAAACTGCTTGAATTAAACTGTTGGTTTTATTAAATCATCATATTAAGGTACTACCTTTTCCCACAGAGAGAAATGGTTTAATGCATTCTTTCTTCAGAAGACTGTTATGTCTCCATTTAACTTTGCTGTCTGAGTGAGAGCAAATTAaatgtttctctttattttaagcGCTGAAACAATTATGTAAAAACTTTGGCTGGTTTGGACATCTTTATTAAATACTGTAGATATGTATAAAATTGGCTCATTTATttggagggagggcagagcaagGGGCAAACATACTTCAGACTtatacaagtttaaaaatatactttgtcACAGTGCTTAAGAcatggaatttaaataaaaatagttttcttttaaagatttttttttttgttcttagaCATCTGGATGTTTCCTGTAGTTTTACCATGAAGTCAGTATCTTTAtgtatataaatgaaaatttaatgttCTATTTATCATCTATTTCATAAACTTCTCTGACAAAACATACGAAGGAAAATGGGTAAAATGAAGTAGGTAGGAGCCATTAAGCACAATGGAATTATGGGCATGTTACATACAGTAAGCACTGTCTTAATGACATAGTTCTGCAGAAAACTTTTGtgaagagactgaaaagattATAGCTGTAATTATTCAGTCAATATTCATCCCGTGGGAATTGAAAAGAGCTAAGAAGTTAGTTTTAACTGATGTTACTGTAAGAAAGGACTACTTAAAATTGTCTCTGTTAGCAACTCAGACGGAAAGCCCTCCTGTATTTCTCATTATggaaaattaattgttttaaacttGCATACATTTGGCTTCTCAAATTAGTTTCTTTATTACCATACACTTTCACAACTACAAATTATATTAAGCacaatttgcatttttatagtgtttttcACATTTAGTTAACAGATGCAAGATAAGTCATGGTAAATAAGAGGTACTTTAGGAGCTTTTTATATCGGAGATTAATTAAATGCCACAAAAGTTAAATCTGTTACACTCATAAAAATCAGACTATTTAAAGCTTAATGTTTACTCTTGACAAATACAACTGCTCATAGATTTAAGCTGGAGACATTAGAAACTGCCTACTGTACAGTTTGACTCAACACCTTCTAAAAAGAGAGGTAGTTCTATTGTTATGGTGGCAAATCTTCCCTGGATGACTAAGAGCTCAAAATCACTGCTCCAAATGTCCACTTTCTTAAAAACCAGCCTGATCATTTCTAGTATTTTTCACATATGTGACGGGGTTATTTGCATGGGGTTTATACATCATCaagcttcatctttcttttcatatAAGCACAGCCTATGTAATGGTTGTAGATATTAAACTCCATCTGTTTTAGAGTATGGCTCCTACATATAAACCTTAGTTTTCCAAGTCTCATGAAACGCAAGtatgcctaggaaaaaaaaaaaagcaatcaaaacccACTatttaaatttgcatttaaaaaggcaATAACGTAGCAAGGCTGAATCTGACTTGAGCTCTGATAGTTTAAGGCCTCTTCTCAAAAATCATATTAATGTTTGCAAATCTACGTATCTAGTGTTAACTTGGAAAGTGTTGTATAAATCCTGCAGTTTTCAGGACTGGCCCATGCCTTTCATTTAAGTCAGTGCTATAAGTGCTGAGAAGTTTTTGTTGTGATCTCTGTACATTCATGGTGAATTTTGTAGGCCTTTCTAGCCCAAATGTGTCATAATAATATATTTCATAAATGAGTATGCCGGTGTTTTCTTAACAACATTATTCTAAGCACTGGGATAGTGCAGATGCTACAGTCCAGCAAAACAATAATGGTACAAAATCCatgacaaaaccaaaagaaaccaagaagGGATGTAAGTAATACCAACCCGTGGAGACAACGTAACAGAAAATGCAGTTGTTTAAAACATtgacaaaaagcaaacaagcaaaaagattGTTAAGAAGTTTTCTTAGAAGAAGCTAAACTTGCAGATTTTTGAATTAAACtttgagaaatggggaaaaagattgcccaggaatcatttaggttagctTGGAACAGTGTACAGCTATCTTTTGAGATGCCAACATCTCCAGTTATTCTGTGCACCAAGCAGCCTCTTTAGTATCCTCTTTTTAGCATCCTCTAATAGTCAACTATTAGTTTACTAGTCCAGTTGGTATTAGTGAATATGAGTATGGAATTTTTTGATGCAGTAATTggtttggaggaggaggaagaagaaagatcGTAAAATGCTAGAATTAAAAAAGTGTAGTAAAATGTGCCCCTATTTTCATTCAGTCGTGTACAGCTGGTCTCTAAAGAAAGTTAACCAAAGTTTTCAGTTTCCTGAATCGTTTCAGTAAACTTTGAATTTCTTTAGTTTGTCACTTCAGTTGGGTCATaaaagtgggttttttctctttgctgttcagTTATCTTGgtgtttgtttggtggggttaTGTATGTAGCACTGAA
Encoded here:
- the SYAP1 gene encoding synapse-associated protein 1 isoform X1, producing MLRGLGSWLGLERAGEEKLLPAEERSSSEEEAAAADAEPAAQSSEPAELQADSEALLSQAKGLGSYLFNFATAATKKISESVAETAQTIKKSVEEGKIDSIIDKTIIGDFQKEQKKFVQEQQTKKSEAAVPPWVDSNEEETIQQQILALSADKRNFLRDPPAGVQFNFDFDQMYPVAMVMLQEDELLNRMRFDLVPKHVKEEVFWRNYFYRVSLIKQSAQLTALAAQQQAAGKEENKGSEEDSQLKETVRPKTPPVAIKPQIKSQEDEEEISTSPGVSEFVSDAFDACNLNQEDLRKEMEQLVLDKKKEETSVVEEETADWEKELQQELQEYEVVTESEKRDENWDKEIEEMLQEEN